In Synechococcus sp. CC9616, the following are encoded in one genomic region:
- the thiC gene encoding phosphomethylpyrimidine synthase ThiC, protein MRASWVETRKGQANVSQMHFARKGEVTEEMTHVAKRENLPESLVMEEVARGRMIIPANINHTNLEPMAIGIASKCKVNANIGASPNASDAAEEVNKLKLAVKYGADTVMDLSTGGVNLDEVRTAIIDASPVPIGTVPVYQALESVHGSIEKLDEDDFLHIIEKHCQQGVDYQTIHAGLLIEHLPKVKGRITGIVSRGGGILAQWMLYHHRQNPLFTRFDDICEIFKRYDCTFSLGDSLRPGCQHDASDAAQLAELHTLGELTRRAWKHDVQVMVEGPGHVPLDQIEFNVRKQMEECNEAPFYVLGPLVTDIAPGYDHITSAIGAAMAGWHGTAMLCYVTPKEHLGLPNAEDVREGLIAYKIAAHAADIARHRPGARDRDDELSRARYAFDWNKQFELSLDPERAKQYHDETLPADIYKQAEFCSMCGPKHCPMQTKITDQDLDGIEEVLKSKDTKHFASNPILMK, encoded by the coding sequence ATGCGTGCTTCTTGGGTTGAGACCCGCAAGGGCCAGGCCAACGTGTCTCAAATGCATTTCGCCCGGAAGGGCGAGGTCACTGAGGAGATGACTCATGTGGCCAAACGCGAGAACCTGCCTGAGTCCCTGGTGATGGAGGAGGTGGCCCGGGGCCGCATGATCATCCCGGCCAACATCAATCACACCAACCTGGAGCCGATGGCGATCGGCATCGCCAGCAAATGCAAGGTGAACGCCAACATCGGAGCTTCGCCCAACGCCTCCGATGCAGCTGAGGAGGTGAACAAATTGAAGCTGGCGGTGAAGTACGGCGCCGACACGGTGATGGATCTCTCCACCGGGGGCGTGAACCTGGATGAGGTTCGGACAGCAATCATCGATGCGTCTCCGGTGCCGATCGGTACGGTGCCCGTCTATCAGGCCCTTGAGAGCGTCCATGGCTCAATCGAAAAGCTCGATGAGGATGACTTCCTCCACATCATCGAGAAGCACTGCCAGCAGGGCGTTGATTACCAGACCATCCACGCCGGTCTGCTGATCGAGCACCTGCCCAAGGTGAAGGGCCGCATCACCGGCATCGTCAGCCGAGGCGGCGGCATCCTGGCCCAGTGGATGCTTTACCACCACCGTCAGAATCCGCTCTTCACCCGTTTCGACGACATCTGTGAGATTTTCAAGCGCTACGACTGCACGTTCTCGCTGGGTGACTCGTTGCGTCCCGGTTGCCAACATGACGCCTCGGATGCTGCGCAGCTGGCCGAATTGCACACCCTGGGTGAGCTGACCCGCCGGGCCTGGAAGCATGACGTGCAGGTGATGGTCGAAGGTCCTGGCCATGTGCCGCTGGACCAGATCGAATTCAACGTGAGGAAACAGATGGAGGAGTGCAATGAAGCGCCCTTCTATGTGCTCGGCCCCCTGGTGACTGACATTGCTCCCGGTTATGACCACATCACCTCAGCCATTGGTGCGGCCATGGCCGGCTGGCACGGCACGGCCATGCTCTGCTATGTGACGCCGAAGGAGCACCTTGGCCTTCCCAATGCCGAGGATGTTCGTGAGGGTCTGATCGCTTACAAGATTGCTGCCCATGCGGCCGACATTGCCCGCCATCGCCCTGGAGCTCGCGATCGTGATGACGAACTCAGCCGGGCTCGCTACGCCTTCGACTGGAACAAGCAGTTCGAGTTGTCGCTCGATCCAGAGCGGGCCAAGCAGTATCACGACGAAACCCTGCCGGCCGATATCTACAAACAGGCCGAATTCTGCTCCATGTGTGGACCGAAGCACTGCCCGATGCAGACCAAGATCACGGATCAAGATCTCGATGGAATAGAAGAAGTATTAAAATCTAAAGATACAAAACACTTTGCTTCAAATCCAATTTTAATGAAATAA
- the tkt gene encoding transketolase → MVAAPASLDTLCINSIRFLAVDAVNKSKSGHPGLPMGCAPMGYTLWDKFLKHNPKNPKWFNRDRFVLSAGHGCMLIYALLHLTGYDSVTIEDIKQFRQWGSKTPGHPETFETPGVEVTTGPLGAGISNAVGLAIAESHMAAKFNKDDAKVVDHYTYVVMGDGCNQEGIASEACSLAGHLKLGKLIALYDDNHITIDGRTDVSFTEDVLKRYEAYGWHVQHVADGNTDVDAIAKAIEAAKAVTDKPSIIKVTTTIGYGSPNKGDTAGVHGAPLGEEEAELTRKQLGWSYAPFEVPQEAYDQYRQAIDRGASLEAEWNQALAAYRTKYPSEAAEFERMLRGELPQGWDKDLPTAGPEEKGLATRKHSQICLGALGPNLPELIGGSADLTHSNYTDIKGETGSYQPETPEKRYLHFGVREHAMAAILNGIAYHDSGLIPYGGTFLVFADYMRGSMRLSALSELGVIYVLTHDSIGVGEDGPTHQPIETIPSLRAMPGMLVFRPGDCNETSGAYKLAIENRKRPSALCLSRQGMANQANSSIDKVALGGYILEDCDGTPDLILIGTGTELDLCVQAAKQLSADGKNVRVVSMPCVELFDEQSDAYKEEVLPSAVRKRIVVEAAESFGWHRFIGLDGDSVTMNRFGASAPGGTCLKEFGFTVENVLAKSKSLLS, encoded by the coding sequence ATGGTCGCCGCTCCCGCTTCTCTCGACACGCTCTGCATCAACAGCATCCGCTTCCTGGCGGTTGATGCGGTCAACAAGTCAAAGAGCGGCCACCCCGGTCTGCCGATGGGTTGTGCTCCGATGGGCTACACCCTGTGGGACAAGTTCCTCAAGCACAACCCCAAGAACCCCAAGTGGTTCAACCGCGACCGCTTCGTGCTGTCGGCTGGTCACGGCTGCATGCTGATTTATGCGCTGCTGCACCTCACCGGCTACGACTCGGTGACGATCGAGGACATCAAGCAGTTCCGGCAGTGGGGCTCGAAGACCCCGGGTCACCCGGAAACCTTTGAAACGCCCGGTGTTGAGGTGACCACCGGCCCCCTCGGTGCCGGAATCTCCAATGCGGTGGGTCTGGCCATCGCCGAATCCCACATGGCGGCCAAGTTCAACAAGGACGACGCCAAGGTCGTTGATCACTACACCTATGTGGTGATGGGTGATGGCTGCAACCAGGAGGGCATCGCGTCCGAGGCGTGCTCCCTGGCCGGCCACTTGAAACTTGGCAAGCTGATTGCCCTCTATGACGACAATCACATCACCATCGACGGCCGCACAGACGTGTCCTTCACCGAGGACGTGCTGAAGCGCTATGAGGCCTACGGATGGCACGTGCAGCACGTCGCAGATGGCAACACGGATGTCGATGCCATCGCCAAAGCGATCGAAGCCGCCAAGGCAGTCACCGATAAGCCATCGATCATCAAAGTCACCACCACGATCGGTTACGGCTCCCCCAACAAAGGCGATACCGCTGGCGTTCATGGCGCTCCTCTTGGAGAAGAAGAAGCCGAGTTGACCCGCAAGCAACTGGGTTGGAGTTATGCCCCCTTTGAAGTGCCTCAGGAGGCCTACGACCAGTACCGCCAGGCGATTGACCGTGGCGCCAGCCTCGAGGCCGAATGGAACCAGGCCCTGGCCGCTTACCGCACCAAATACCCCAGCGAAGCCGCCGAGTTCGAGCGCATGCTGCGCGGCGAACTTCCTCAGGGATGGGACAAGGATCTACCCACCGCCGGCCCTGAAGAGAAGGGTCTGGCAACCCGTAAGCATTCCCAGATCTGCCTGGGGGCTCTTGGGCCGAACCTGCCCGAACTGATCGGTGGCTCCGCCGACCTCACCCACTCCAATTACACGGACATCAAGGGGGAAACCGGCTCTTACCAGCCTGAAACCCCTGAGAAGCGCTACCTGCACTTCGGCGTGCGCGAACATGCCATGGCCGCCATCCTCAACGGCATCGCGTATCACGACAGCGGCCTGATCCCCTACGGCGGCACTTTCCTGGTCTTTGCCGACTACATGCGCGGTTCGATGCGGCTCTCCGCACTCAGCGAACTGGGTGTGATCTACGTGCTCACCCACGACTCCATCGGCGTGGGAGAAGACGGCCCAACCCACCAACCGATCGAAACCATCCCCTCCCTGCGCGCCATGCCCGGGATGCTGGTGTTCCGCCCTGGCGACTGCAATGAGACCAGCGGCGCCTACAAGCTGGCGATCGAAAACCGCAAGCGCCCCAGCGCCCTCTGCCTCAGCCGCCAGGGCATGGCCAACCAGGCCAACTCCTCCATCGACAAAGTCGCACTCGGCGGCTACATCCTTGAGGACTGCGATGGGACCCCGGATCTGATTCTGATCGGCACCGGCACCGAACTCGACCTGTGTGTTCAGGCCGCCAAACAACTCAGCGCTGACGGCAAGAATGTACGCGTTGTTTCCATGCCCTGCGTAGAACTCTTCGACGAACAGAGCGATGCCTACAAAGAGGAGGTCCTGCCCAGCGCCGTCCGCAAGCGCATCGTCGTGGAAGCCGCTGAATCCTTCGGTTGGCACCGTTTCATCGGCCTCGATGGCGACAGCGTCACCATGAACCGCTTCGGAGCTTCCGCCCCAGGCGGCACTTGTTTGAAGGAGTTTGGATTTACAGTTGAGAATGTGCTTGCAAAATCCAAGTCGTTACTTTCATGA
- the smpB gene encoding SsrA-binding protein SmpB, producing the protein MAKGGKKAAAAARAAANRLLADNRQARHQNEILETLETGIELVGTEVKSIRAGKANLRDGFCLIRNGELQLMNVHISPHSHAGSYFNDDPLRTRKLLAHRREIDKLCGQLDQKGLALIPLNLHLKGSWIKITNSLDQGRKLLDKRATAKEKQSGESYSDIKAIN; encoded by the coding sequence ATGGCGAAAGGAGGAAAAAAGGCCGCAGCGGCGGCACGGGCTGCGGCCAATCGGCTTCTGGCGGACAACAGGCAGGCCCGCCACCAGAACGAGATTCTCGAAACACTGGAAACAGGAATCGAGTTGGTCGGCACTGAGGTGAAATCCATCCGGGCCGGTAAAGCCAATCTCCGGGATGGTTTCTGCCTGATCCGGAACGGAGAGCTGCAACTCATGAACGTGCACATCTCTCCCCACAGCCATGCCGGCAGCTATTTCAATGACGACCCACTACGCACCCGAAAACTGCTGGCCCATCGCCGCGAAATCGACAAGCTATGTGGCCAACTCGATCAGAAAGGTCTGGCGCTGATCCCGCTCAATCTTCATCTCAAAGGGTCGTGGATCAAAATCACGAATAGCCTAGACCAAGGCCGGAAGTTGCTTGACAAACGCGCAACCGCAAAAGAAAAACAGTCAGGTGAAAGTTATAGTGACATTAAAGCGATAAATTAA
- a CDS encoding amidohydrolase, whose translation MSHHELLDRDLTQLIELRRHLHAHPELSGQEHQTAALIAGELRDLGWQVQEGVGRTGVLAELGPSSAPLVGLRVDMDALPVEERTGLAFASKQQGVMHACGHDIHTCIGLGVARMLAAESALQARVRLLFQPAEELAKGAIWMRDAGATEGLQALFGVHVVPDLPAGTVGVRSGCLTAAAGELEITVNGVGGHGARPHQSVDAIWLAARVVTELQQCISRRLNALQPVVISFGKIEGGKAFNVIADQVRLLGTVRCLDVEQHQQLPQWIEQTVEEICRSGGGQAQVRYRCIAPPVWNDVALTSLLETAAVGCLGRESVLPVDLPSLGAEDFAELLRDVPGTMMRLGVAGPQGCAPLHNGAFDPDERALGVGVRVLTATLLAWMERGVNG comes from the coding sequence ATGAGTCATCACGAGCTGCTGGATCGGGACCTGACGCAGCTGATTGAGTTGCGGCGTCATCTGCATGCTCATCCTGAGCTCAGCGGCCAGGAGCATCAAACGGCGGCGCTGATCGCCGGCGAGTTGCGTGATCTGGGATGGCAGGTGCAGGAAGGGGTTGGACGAACCGGTGTTCTGGCCGAACTCGGACCCAGCTCTGCTCCCCTGGTTGGTCTGCGCGTGGATATGGACGCACTGCCGGTGGAAGAACGCACGGGTCTTGCGTTCGCCTCCAAACAGCAGGGGGTCATGCATGCCTGCGGACACGACATCCATACCTGCATTGGTCTCGGCGTGGCGCGCATGCTGGCAGCGGAGTCCGCTTTGCAGGCACGGGTCAGGCTTTTGTTTCAGCCAGCAGAGGAGCTGGCAAAGGGCGCCATCTGGATGCGGGATGCCGGTGCCACCGAGGGACTGCAAGCCCTGTTCGGAGTTCACGTGGTGCCGGATCTGCCTGCCGGAACCGTGGGTGTGCGCAGTGGTTGCCTGACCGCAGCCGCCGGTGAGTTGGAGATCACCGTGAACGGTGTTGGCGGCCATGGGGCTCGACCCCATCAGTCCGTTGATGCGATCTGGTTGGCTGCCAGGGTGGTCACGGAGTTGCAGCAATGCATCTCGCGACGGCTAAATGCTCTCCAGCCAGTGGTGATCAGCTTCGGGAAGATTGAAGGTGGCAAGGCCTTCAACGTGATTGCTGATCAGGTGCGTCTTCTCGGTACGGTGCGCTGCCTTGATGTGGAGCAACATCAGCAGTTGCCCCAGTGGATCGAACAAACCGTGGAAGAGATCTGCCGCAGTGGCGGTGGCCAGGCGCAGGTTCGCTATCGATGCATTGCTCCCCCCGTCTGGAATGACGTTGCGCTGACGTCCCTGCTGGAAACCGCTGCGGTGGGTTGTCTGGGTCGCGAGTCTGTCCTTCCCGTGGACCTTCCGTCCTTGGGTGCTGAGGATTTCGCGGAATTGCTGAGGGATGTGCCCGGCACGATGATGCGTCTGGGTGTCGCGGGGCCACAGGGATGTGCGCCGCTTCACAACGGTGCCTTTGATCCTGATGAACGGGCCCTTGGCGTTGGCGTCCGCGTGCTCACCGCAACGCTGCTGGCCTGGATGGAGCGGGGGGTGAACGGATGA
- a CDS encoding DUF3188 domain-containing protein: MRRTVTIWLSFGAPLMILLAVLASQQRQGNDRVQALPAVLVGSGLIISSAVGRRRRRGKLLSALLSSRAQPD; encoded by the coding sequence ATGAGGCGGACCGTCACCATCTGGTTGTCCTTCGGGGCGCCGCTGATGATTCTGTTGGCGGTGCTGGCCAGTCAGCAACGTCAGGGCAATGACCGGGTGCAGGCTCTGCCGGCAGTTCTGGTGGGATCAGGCCTGATCATCAGCAGCGCCGTCGGCCGCCGCCGACGTCGCGGCAAGCTGCTCAGTGCTCTGCTCAGCAGCCGGGCTCAGCCGGATTGA
- a CDS encoding HEAT repeat domain-containing protein — protein MTQTPDSQQPDPQQPDLEALREAIASGDPVRAMPALTQLRFCTEEDAVPLLVLGTQQQPFLVRSLSCSGLGYKRNEEGWQVLTRLVKGDSDPNVRAEAANAMVSYGVQRSWELLKDAFTADQAWLVRCSILSALAEQPDIDPTWLLELSRHAIDDGDGTVRVSGAEILARLVREQPADGLGGTARSLLQPLQQDVDHRVVAAALNGLQGG, from the coding sequence ATGACCCAGACCCCTGATTCACAACAACCTGATCCGCAACAGCCAGATCTCGAGGCCCTGCGCGAGGCGATTGCCAGTGGCGATCCTGTGCGGGCGATGCCGGCCCTGACCCAGCTGCGCTTCTGCACGGAAGAGGATGCTGTTCCTCTGCTGGTGCTTGGCACTCAGCAGCAGCCGTTCCTGGTGCGATCCCTGAGCTGCAGCGGACTGGGTTACAAGCGCAATGAGGAGGGCTGGCAGGTTCTCACCCGACTGGTTAAGGGGGATTCCGACCCCAATGTGCGTGCCGAGGCGGCCAACGCGATGGTGAGTTACGGCGTCCAACGTTCCTGGGAATTGCTCAAAGATGCGTTTACAGCCGATCAGGCCTGGTTGGTGCGCTGCAGCATTCTGTCCGCCTTGGCAGAGCAACCCGACATTGATCCAACCTGGTTGTTGGAGTTGTCCCGTCATGCCATCGACGATGGCGACGGCACGGTCCGGGTCAGCGGTGCCGAGATCTTGGCGCGTCTGGTCCGTGAGCAGCCGGCGGATGGACTTGGCGGCACAGCTCGCAGCTTGCTGCAGCCCCTGCAGCAGGACGTTGATCACCGTGTGGTGGCGGCCGCCTTAAACGGTTTGCAAGGCGGCTGA
- the fabF gene encoding beta-ketoacyl-ACP synthase II: MVDGLHRVVVTGLGAVTPIGNTVQDYWNGLTFGTNGVAAITLFDASAHACRFAAEVKDFDPTALIEPKEAKRWDRFCKFGVVAAKQALADAGLSITDENAERIGVIIGSGVGGLLTMETQAHVLEGKGPGRVSPFTVPMMIPNMATGLAAIALGTKGPSSAVATACAAGSNAIGDAYRLLQLGKADAMVAGGAESAITPLGVAGFASAKALSFRNDDPATASRPFDKERDGFVIGEGAGLLVLETLEHANARGATVLAEIVGYGMTCDAFHITSPTPGGVGGAEAMRLALQDGGIDPSEIDYVNAHGTSTPANDKNETSAIKGALGDRALQIPVSSTKSMTGHLLGGSGGIEAVACVLALQNNVVPPTINHINPDPDCDLDVVPNAAREHTLGTVLSNSFGFGGHNVCLAIRQMS, encoded by the coding sequence ATGGTGGACGGTCTCCATCGCGTCGTGGTCACCGGCCTCGGCGCGGTCACACCGATCGGCAACACGGTTCAGGACTATTGGAACGGTTTGACGTTCGGCACCAATGGTGTCGCGGCCATCACCCTGTTCGATGCCTCGGCCCATGCCTGCCGCTTCGCTGCTGAGGTGAAGGATTTCGATCCCACTGCGCTGATAGAACCGAAGGAAGCGAAACGCTGGGATCGCTTCTGCAAGTTCGGTGTCGTGGCTGCCAAGCAAGCGCTAGCAGATGCCGGCCTCAGCATCACCGATGAGAACGCCGAACGGATTGGGGTGATCATCGGCTCGGGCGTTGGCGGCCTGCTCACGATGGAAACCCAGGCCCATGTGCTGGAAGGCAAAGGGCCGGGGCGTGTGAGCCCGTTCACGGTGCCGATGATGATCCCCAACATGGCCACTGGCCTTGCCGCGATTGCGCTAGGGACCAAAGGCCCCAGCTCTGCGGTGGCCACGGCCTGCGCGGCAGGCTCCAACGCCATCGGTGATGCTTACCGGCTGCTGCAGCTCGGCAAGGCGGACGCGATGGTGGCCGGTGGAGCTGAATCCGCCATCACGCCCCTGGGGGTCGCGGGTTTTGCCAGTGCCAAGGCCCTCTCGTTCCGCAACGACGACCCAGCCACGGCCAGTCGCCCGTTCGACAAAGAGCGCGACGGCTTCGTGATCGGCGAAGGGGCGGGTTTGCTGGTGCTGGAGACCCTCGAACACGCCAACGCGCGCGGAGCGACCGTTCTGGCCGAAATCGTGGGTTATGGCATGACCTGTGACGCCTTTCACATCACTTCGCCGACCCCGGGTGGCGTGGGGGGCGCTGAAGCGATGCGGCTGGCCCTGCAGGACGGCGGCATCGACCCGTCCGAGATCGATTACGTGAACGCCCACGGCACCAGCACGCCGGCGAACGACAAAAACGAAACCTCGGCCATCAAGGGGGCCCTTGGGGATCGGGCCTTGCAGATCCCTGTGAGTTCCACCAAGTCGATGACCGGCCACCTGCTCGGTGGCTCCGGCGGCATTGAGGCGGTGGCTTGTGTTCTGGCTTTACAGAACAACGTGGTTCCACCCACGATCAACCACATTAATCCTGATCCCGACTGTGATCTGGATGTCGTCCCCAACGCGGCTCGAGAGCACACACTGGGAACAGTGCTGTCCAACTCCTTTGGTTTCGGCGGTCACAACGTCTGCCTGGCCATTCGACAGATGAGCTAA
- a CDS encoding glycosyltransferase — MTEIGVYHGDEEWVLKGIAQDLANSLEKVKSISVLRTDQVFKGKRLDAEYHIFVQQGQLNKNCLNKKENVPDGTICLFTHLDITNFRPDILSKCKAVIFNSSIQLSMAIANGYNPKNAYLKPHAVNPKFHRIMKFDSPDMLHIIEQLRQSGCNLESRSSVGFCGRYWSKATYTRRKNYSKIKKVVYELADLKIPVVILGPGWEKLITQKSPFIFLINSSYKYYPVFYNLMRIFVSLSVHEGGPLPILESMCCGAYPIVTNTGFSLDVLRDQSDGIILDPFKPSSFYTEVIKSQFYSDHWNIYAIRKQASQYSFDALAALIVKICNLK; from the coding sequence ATGACTGAAATAGGTGTTTATCATGGCGATGAGGAGTGGGTTCTCAAGGGAATAGCCCAGGACCTCGCAAATTCACTTGAGAAAGTTAAATCTATTTCTGTCTTAAGGACTGATCAAGTATTTAAGGGCAAGAGGCTTGATGCCGAATATCATATATTTGTTCAACAGGGTCAGCTAAATAAGAATTGTCTAAATAAAAAAGAAAATGTACCTGACGGTACTATTTGTCTCTTTACGCATCTTGATATCACTAATTTTAGGCCAGATATATTGAGCAAGTGTAAGGCTGTGATATTTAATTCTTCTATTCAGCTTTCAATGGCTATAGCGAATGGCTACAATCCGAAGAATGCTTATTTAAAACCACATGCTGTAAATCCTAAATTTCATCGTATAATGAAATTTGATAGCCCGGATATGTTGCATATTATTGAACAACTAAGACAATCTGGATGTAATTTAGAAAGCCGCTCATCTGTTGGATTTTGTGGTCGTTATTGGAGTAAAGCTACATATACTAGGCGCAAAAATTACTCAAAAATTAAGAAAGTTGTTTATGAATTAGCAGATTTAAAAATACCTGTTGTGATACTTGGCCCAGGATGGGAAAAGCTTATTACCCAAAAAAGTCCTTTTATTTTTCTTATAAATTCAAGTTACAAGTATTACCCTGTATTTTATAATTTGATGAGAATTTTTGTTTCATTGTCGGTACATGAAGGTGGCCCGCTTCCCATATTGGAGTCAATGTGCTGCGGCGCTTATCCAATTGTTACGAATACAGGTTTTTCTTTGGATGTTTTGAGAGATCAAAGTGATGGAATTATATTAGACCCCTTTAAGCCTTCAAGTTTTTATACTGAGGTGATAAAAAGCCAATTTTATTCTGATCACTGGAACATTTATGCCATCCGAAAGCAAGCTTCTCAATATAGTTTTGATGCTCTTGCAGCTCTAATAGTAAAAATTTGCAATTTAAAATAG
- the ruvB gene encoding Holliday junction branch migration DNA helicase RuvB — protein sequence MAIVSSSADRSRPSMERPSNEVLNSSPTPDEVGSRPDDGLRPRRLDDYIGQSELKQVLGIAVQASSARGDALDHVLLYGPPGLGKTTMALVLAEELGVSCRITSAPALERPRDIVGLLVNLQPRELLFIDEIHRLTRVAEELLYPAMEDRRLDLTVGKGSTARTRSLELPPFTLVGATTRAGSLSSPLRDRFGLIQRLEFYEQADLEAIVARTAGLLGVSLTSSACSRLAGCSRGTPRIANRLLRRVRDVASVQGSQEAIDEALVAQALSLHRVDHRGLDASDRRLLTLLIDQHGGGPVGLETLAAALGEDASTLESVVEPFLLQQGLLMRTPRGRMVTDAARAHLDGAEAA from the coding sequence ATGGCGATTGTCTCCTCCAGCGCAGATCGCAGTCGTCCGTCAATGGAGCGCCCCTCGAATGAGGTGCTCAATTCCTCTCCCACGCCCGACGAGGTTGGCTCCAGGCCTGATGACGGACTGCGTCCGCGCCGCCTGGACGACTACATCGGACAATCAGAACTGAAGCAGGTTCTTGGGATTGCTGTACAGGCGTCGAGCGCTCGCGGTGATGCCCTCGATCACGTCTTGCTGTACGGGCCCCCTGGCCTGGGCAAAACCACCATGGCTCTGGTGCTGGCTGAGGAGCTTGGGGTCTCCTGCAGGATCACCAGTGCTCCGGCACTGGAGCGCCCGAGGGACATTGTCGGGCTGCTGGTGAATCTGCAGCCAAGGGAGCTGCTGTTCATCGATGAAATCCACCGCCTCACAAGGGTTGCCGAAGAGCTTCTCTACCCGGCGATGGAAGACCGCCGCCTGGATCTCACGGTTGGCAAGGGCAGTACAGCCCGCACGCGATCACTGGAGCTCCCCCCGTTCACGTTGGTGGGCGCTACGACCCGCGCCGGTTCACTCAGCTCGCCACTGCGCGATCGCTTTGGCTTGATCCAGCGACTGGAGTTTTACGAACAAGCCGATCTCGAGGCGATCGTGGCGCGAACCGCCGGTTTGCTGGGGGTCTCACTGACGAGTTCTGCCTGTTCCAGACTTGCCGGATGCAGTCGAGGTACTCCACGGATCGCCAACCGTTTGCTGCGACGGGTCCGGGACGTGGCCAGCGTTCAGGGTTCCCAGGAAGCGATCGACGAGGCACTCGTGGCCCAGGCCTTGAGCCTGCATCGTGTCGATCATCGAGGCCTTGATGCCAGCGACCGGCGCCTGCTCACGTTGTTGATTGATCAGCATGGAGGTGGGCCCGTCGGCCTGGAGACGCTGGCGGCCGCTCTGGGTGAAGACGCCTCCACCCTGGAGTCCGTTGTGGAACCGTTCCTGCTGCAGCAGGGCCTGCTGATGCGCACACCCCGTGGACGCATGGTCACCGATGCAGCGCGCGCCCATCTCGATGGAGCAGAGGCGGCATGA
- the smpB gene encoding SsrA-binding protein SmpB, translated as MAKGGKKAAAAARAAANRLLADNRQARHQYEILETLETGIELVGTEVKSIRAGKANLRDGFCLIRNGELQLMNVHISPHSHAGSYFNHDPLRTRKLLAHRREIDKMRGQLDQKGLALIPLNLHLKGSWIKITIGLGKGRKLHDKRAAEKEKQVRKEVKAAIARY; from the coding sequence ATGGCGAAAGGAGGAAAAAAGGCCGCAGCGGCGGCACGGGCTGCGGCCAATCGGCTTCTGGCGGACAACAGGCAGGCCCGCCACCAGTACGAGATTCTCGAAACACTGGAAACAGGAATCGAGTTGGTCGGTACTGAGGTGAAATCCATCCGGGCCGGCAAAGCCAATCTCCGGGATGGTTTCTGCCTGATCCGGAACGGAGAGCTGCAACTCATGAACGTGCACATCTCTCCCCACAGCCATGCCGGCAGCTATTTCAATCACGACCCACTACGCACCCGAAAACTGCTGGCCCATCGCCGGGAAATCGACAAGATGCGGGGTCAGCTTGATCAGAAGGGACTGGCGCTGATTCCACTCAACCTTCACCTCAAGGGGTCCTGGATCAAGATCACCATTGGATTGGGCAAAGGTCGCAAGCTGCACGACAAGAGAGCTGCAGAGAAGGAAAAACAGGTGAGAAAGGAAGTGAAGGCAGCGATCGCTCGCTACTAA
- a CDS encoding tetratricopeptide repeat protein, whose amino-acid sequence MIRLALALTLLLQFLLPPSVLAETYRSLYDQALMASQAGDFARALPLWDQLLDLEPRDAAALSNRGNVRLALGDPDGAIEDQSRAIALAPAEIDPHLNRGTAEEALQDWSAAANDYLWILERDPEDPSALYNLGNVRGSEQDWTSARQLFGEAFSVRPGFAMARSSEALAAWQEGDLGWAEAELRKLIRRYPMFADARAALSGLLWRQGSSGEAESHWAAAAGLDQRYRQLDWLLEIRRWPPQPAADLMAFLALEER is encoded by the coding sequence ATGATCCGTTTGGCTCTCGCGTTGACACTGCTTTTGCAGTTTCTTTTGCCGCCTTCAGTGTTGGCGGAGACCTATCGGTCGCTCTACGACCAGGCACTGATGGCCAGCCAGGCCGGAGACTTCGCCCGGGCTTTGCCGCTCTGGGATCAGCTGCTCGATCTCGAGCCCAGGGATGCAGCTGCTCTGAGCAATCGAGGAAACGTGCGCCTGGCTCTCGGCGATCCCGATGGAGCGATAGAAGATCAGTCCCGCGCCATCGCATTGGCTCCCGCTGAAATCGACCCCCATCTCAATCGGGGGACGGCTGAGGAGGCCCTCCAGGACTGGTCAGCGGCGGCCAATGACTATCTCTGGATCCTGGAGCGGGATCCAGAGGACCCATCTGCTCTCTACAACCTCGGCAATGTGCGGGGATCTGAGCAGGACTGGACGTCTGCCCGTCAGCTGTTCGGCGAAGCCTTCAGTGTGCGGCCGGGATTTGCCATGGCCCGCTCCAGTGAAGCCCTGGCAGCCTGGCAGGAGGGTGATCTGGGATGGGCGGAGGCCGAACTGCGCAAGTTGATTCGCCGTTACCCGATGTTTGCCGATGCCCGCGCTGCACTCAGCGGCCTGCTGTGGCGACAGGGTTCCTCCGGAGAGGCGGAAAGTCACTGGGCCGCCGCTGCAGGGCTCGACCAGCGATACCGGCAACTCGACTGGTTGCTCGAGATTCGCCGCTGGCCCCCACAGCCTGCCGCCGATCTGATGGCCTTTCTGGCTCTCGAGGAGCGATGA